GTTAGAAATACTGGTGCTCAAGTGGTTTGTGATTTTGAAGGTCAAAATCTATTGGATGCTTTACAATACCAACCATTATTAGTTAAACCTAACAATCATGAATTAGAAGCAATATTTGATGTGAAACTAGAGGGCTTAGATAATGTCGAGACTTATGCTAGAAAATTATTAGATAAAGGTGCTCAAAATGTTATTATTTCAATGGCCGGAAATGGTGCATTGTTAGTCACTAAAGAAGCTGCTTATTTTGCTAAACCTATTAAAGGAAATGTAAAAAATTCAGTAGGTGCAGGTGATTCAATGGTAGCTGGATTCACAGGACATTTTGTTGAAAGTCAAGATCCAATCGAAGCATTAAAATGGGGTGTTGCCTGTGGAACAGCAACAGCATTCTCAGATGATTTAGCTAGTTTAGCATTTATTAAAGAAACTTATGAAAAAGTAGAGGTAGAAAAAAGATGAAAATCCAAGATCTTTTAAGAAAAGATACTATGTTGTTAGATTTACAAGCAACAACAAAAGAAGCAGCTATTGATGAAATGGTTACAAAATTGGTGTCAGAACATGTTGTTTCTGATTTTGAAATTTTTAAAAAAGGAATTGTAGCACGT
This Streptococcus urinalis 2285-97 DNA region includes the following protein-coding sequences:
- the pfkB gene encoding 1-phosphofructokinase, whose product is MIYTVTLNPSIDFIVRLDKVEVGGVNRMTSDDKYPGGKGINVSRILQRLSKDSIATGFLGGFTGKFIEDSLKKEGITTQFVQVSEDTRINVKIKADDETEINGSGPKISDEELETLKVILNQLSDKDTVVFAGSAPSHLGNQVYQVLIPLVRNTGAQVVCDFEGQNLLDALQYQPLLVKPNNHELEAIFDVKLEGLDNVETYARKLLDKGAQNVIISMAGNGALLVTKEAAYFAKPIKGNVKNSVGAGDSMVAGFTGHFVESQDPIEALKWGVACGTATAFSDDLASLAFIKETYEKVEVEKR